The Salvelinus sp. IW2-2015 linkage group LG15, ASM291031v2, whole genome shotgun sequence genome includes a region encoding these proteins:
- the LOC139028869 gene encoding octapeptide-repeat protein T2-like, with translation MQTFRRRTYQKEGREFQRTRDDAPEDRGRRAPEDRGESSRRQERSSRGQERTPETGEESSQRQEEESSRGQGTGELQRTGERVPEDRTRAPEDREESSRGQGRELQRTGKRVPEDRGGELQRQGESPDDRGESSEEQEESSRDRERSSRGQGTRAPEDRGREFQRTGEESSRGQGRRAPEDRGREFQRTGEESSNKNLKLRYSVHLESIQTP, from the exons ATGCAGACATTCAGGAGGAGAACATATCAAAAAGAGGGAAGAGAGTTCCAGAGGACACGGGACGATGCTCCAGAGGACAGGGGAAGAAGAGCtccagaggacaggggagagagctCCAGACGACAGGAGAGAAGCTCCAGAGGACAGGAACGAACTccagagacaggggaggagagctcccagagacaggaggaggagagctcCAGAGGACAGGGGACCGGAGAGCtccagaggacaggggagagagttCCAGAGGACAGGACGAGAGCTCCAGAGGACAGGGAAGAGAGTTCCAGAGGACAGGGACGAGAGCTCCAGAGGACAGGGAAGAGAGTtccagaggacaggggaggagagctccagagacagggagagagcccAGATGACAGGGGAGAGAGCTccgaggagcaggaggagagctccagagacagggagaga AGTTCCAGAGGACAGGGGACGAGAGCTCCAGAGGACAGGGGAAGAGAGTtccagaggacaggggaggagagctccagaggacaggggaggagagctCCAGAGGACAGGGGAAGAGAGTTCCAGAGGACAGGGGAAGAGAGCTCCAACAAGAACCTGAAACTGAGATactcagtgcatttggaaagtattcagaccccttga